In Deinococcus maricopensis DSM 21211, the sequence GGGCGCGGCCGCAATGGCGGCCGCGAGATTCACCTCCCCCTGATTCAGTTCCACGGTCACGAACTGCCCCTCCTCCACGCGGAGGTCCTTGAGGTGTACCAGAGGGGTACGGCCCGCGTACTTCGACAGATACTCGCGGGGCGTGACACCGCCCGCATGCGCCCAGGCGACGTCCAGTTCGACTTGTACGGTCGGTGCGCGGCCGAACAGCAGGTCGAACGCGTACGCCCCGTCATGCTGCGCGGCGAACTCGAAATCGTGGTTGTGGTACGCGAATGTCAACCCACGCGCGCGCGTCGCCTGCGCCCACGCCTCCAGCTCATCCGCGAACGCCAGCCAGGCGGGCAGGTCACGCGCGAGTTGCGGATCGATGTAGGGACACACGACGTACGCGGCCCCCAGTTCCTCCACCTGGGAGACGGCGCCGTCGAAGTCCGCGCGGAGCGCGGCGGCGCCCACGTGGCACGCGGCAGCGCGGAGGCCCAC encodes:
- a CDS encoding sugar phosphate isomerase/epimerase family protein, which translates into the protein MNDIHIGVQLYTLRDQTAHDMAGVLRRLAGIGYAGVEFAGTGNLSVREARAVLDDVGLRAAACHVGAAALRADFDGAVSQVEELGAAYVVCPYIDPQLARDLPAWLAFADELEAWAQATRARGLTFAYHNHDFEFAAQHDGAYAFDLLFGRAPTVQVELDVAWAHAGGVTPREYLSKYAGRTPLVHLKDLRVEEGQFVTVELNQGEVNLAAAIAAAPTVGARWLIVEQDFCQRDPLESVTASLGWLKEHLGSQPA